The Haliaeetus albicilla chromosome 19, bHalAlb1.1, whole genome shotgun sequence genome has a segment encoding these proteins:
- the CHST11 gene encoding carbohydrate sulfotransferase 11 isoform X3, with protein sequence MSSDLLNLLSNTAILHQIRRDQVTDTCRANSVSSRKRRVLTPNDLKHLVVDEDHEMIYCYVPKVACTNWKRVMMVLTGRGKYSDPMEIPANEAHVSSNLKTLNQYSIPEINHRLKNYMKFLFVREPFERLVSAYRNKFTQKYNTSFHKRYGTKIVRRQRKNATQEALRKGDDVKFEEFVAYLIDPHTQREEPFNEHWQTVYSLCHPCHIHYDLIGKYETLEEDSNYILQLAGVGNYLKFPTYAKSTRTTDEMTTEFFQNISSEHQTQLYEVYKLDFLMFNYSVPSYLKLE encoded by the coding sequence TTGTCCAACACAGCAATTCTTCATCAGATTAGACGAGACCAAGTGACAGACACGTGCCGAGCAAACAGCGTATCTAGCAGGAAGCGCCGTGTGCTGACACCCAATGATCTCAAGCACCTAGTCGTGGATGAAGACCATGAAATGATCTATTGCTATGTTCCCAAAGTGGCCTGCACAAACTGGAAGAGAGTCATGATGGTTTTGACGGGAAGAGGCAAGTACAGCGATCCAATGGAGATACCAGCCAATGAAGCCCATGTGTCTTCGAACCTGAAGACCCTCAACCAGTACAGCATCCCAGAGATCAACCACCGCTTGAAAAACTACATGAAGTTCCTCTTTGTTCGCGAGCCTTTCGAGAGACTGGTGTCAGCCTACAGGAACAAGTTCACCCAGAAGTACAACACTTCCTTCCACAAGCGATATGGCACCAAAATCGTGAGGCGCCAGAGGAAAAACGCAACCCAGGAAGCTCTGCGTAAAGGCGATGACGTGAAATTTGAAGAGTTTGTGGCGTATCTCATTGACCCGCACACCCAAAGAGAAGAGCCCTTCAACGAGCACTGGCAGACTGTGTACTCCCTCTGCCACCCTTGCCACATCCACTACGACCTCATAGGAAAATACGAAACGCTCGAAGAGGATTCGAATTACATTCTCCAGCTGGCGGGAGTAGGCAACTACCTGAAGTTCCCCACCTATGCAAAGTCTACGAGAACTACTGACGAAATGACCACAGAGTTCTTCCAGAACATCAGCTCCGAGCACCAAACGCAGCTGTATGAAGTCTACAAACTTGATTTTTTAATGTTCAATTACTCAGTGCCAAGCTACCTGAAATTGGAATGA